Proteins encoded by one window of Limnothrix sp. FACHB-406:
- the topA gene encoding type I DNA topoisomerase, which yields MTTLVIVESPTKAKTIRNFLPSGYQVTASMGHIRDLPQSASEIPAAVKGEQWAQLGVNIEKNFEPLYVIPKDKKKVVKELQDSLKLADELVLATDEDREGESISWHLLQVLKPKVPVKRMVFHEITEEAIRSAIQNCRQVNDNLVHAQETRRILDRLVGYTLSPLLWKKIAAGLSAGRVQSVAVRMLVIRERARRAFKTGTYWDLKAALTSLDDRPFEAKLVALDGKKLATGADFDEATGQIAAGKKVVLLNEEQAQTLRDRLRSGDWTVADIEERPNTRKPSPPFTTSTLQQEANRKLRLSARDTMRTAQSLYEQGYITYMRTDSVHLSQQAIEAARACVTELYGANYLSPQPRQYATKAKGAQEAHEAIRPAGSTFRTPQQTGLSGRELQLYDLIWKRTVACQMADARQTFVSAQIRVENAEFRASGKRIDFPGFFRAYVEGSDDPDAAIEDREVLLPPLTKGDRVNCQDLEALRHDTQPPARYTEAALVKMLESEGIGRPSTYASIIGTIVDRGYAQQLGNALVPTFTAFAVTGLLENHFPDLVDFGFTAQMERTLDEISTGKTSWLPYLRQFYLGDGGLDTQVKVRESAIDPAEARTIVLEDLNADIRIGRYGAYVEVVDDQGATVKASLPKDLTPADLDAEQIATLIRQKTEGPASIGNHPETGESIYVLTGAYGPYVQLGEVTDENPKPKRTSLPRGVTPENLTLELALGLLSLPRLLGQHPETSRPVKASLGRFGPYIVHDMGKDGGQDYRSLKADDDVTTITLERALELLAQPKASRSRKQKTPLRELGPHPDDNEPVNLYQGPYGIYVQHGKVNAGLAEGQTVESLTLAEALELLAAKAGSKKKTARKTASKTTGKTTKTASKTTSKTTGKTTSKTTKAKTADAEAASEAAPKTTRTRKAKTTEDKAPEGETTRSTRSSSTRRKAS from the coding sequence ATGACAACCCTTGTTATTGTCGAGTCCCCGACCAAAGCGAAAACCATTCGTAACTTTCTGCCGTCTGGCTATCAGGTAACGGCTTCGATGGGTCATATTCGCGACTTGCCCCAATCGGCAAGTGAGATTCCGGCGGCGGTTAAGGGCGAACAGTGGGCCCAATTAGGGGTCAACATTGAAAAGAACTTTGAACCCCTTTACGTCATTCCCAAGGACAAAAAAAAGGTCGTTAAAGAGTTACAAGACTCTTTGAAGCTGGCTGATGAATTGGTCTTGGCCACTGACGAAGACCGGGAAGGGGAAAGCATTAGCTGGCATTTATTGCAGGTTCTGAAACCGAAAGTGCCCGTGAAACGAATGGTCTTCCATGAAATTACGGAAGAGGCGATTCGATCGGCCATTCAAAACTGTCGCCAGGTGAACGATAACCTCGTTCATGCCCAAGAAACCCGCCGAATTCTCGATCGCTTGGTGGGCTATACACTGTCGCCTTTGCTGTGGAAAAAAATCGCGGCGGGCCTGTCGGCAGGGCGGGTGCAGTCCGTGGCGGTGCGGATGTTGGTGATTCGGGAACGGGCCCGGCGAGCATTCAAAACCGGAACCTATTGGGACTTGAAAGCGGCGTTGACCAGCTTGGACGATCGCCCCTTTGAAGCCAAGTTGGTGGCCCTGGACGGCAAAAAATTGGCTACGGGGGCGGATTTTGACGAAGCCACCGGGCAAATTGCGGCGGGCAAAAAGGTTGTTTTGCTCAACGAAGAGCAGGCCCAAACCCTGCGCGATCGCCTGCGATCGGGCGATTGGACAGTGGCGGACATTGAGGAGCGACCCAACACCCGCAAGCCATCGCCTCCCTTCACCACCTCCACCTTGCAACAGGAGGCGAACCGCAAACTGCGGCTCTCGGCCCGGGACACCATGCGCACGGCCCAAAGTCTCTACGAGCAGGGCTATATCACCTATATGCGAACCGACTCGGTACACCTGTCTCAACAGGCGATCGAGGCGGCCCGTGCTTGCGTGACGGAACTCTACGGCGCGAATTACCTGAGTCCCCAACCGCGTCAATATGCCACCAAGGCCAAGGGAGCCCAAGAAGCCCACGAAGCAATCCGCCCAGCCGGCAGCACGTTCCGCACACCGCAACAAACGGGCCTCAGCGGACGGGAACTGCAACTCTACGATTTGATTTGGAAAAGAACGGTGGCCTGCCAAATGGCCGATGCACGCCAAACCTTCGTTTCGGCCCAAATTCGGGTGGAAAACGCTGAGTTTCGGGCCAGCGGCAAGCGGATTGACTTCCCGGGCTTTTTCCGAGCCTATGTGGAAGGGTCAGACGATCCCGATGCGGCGATCGAGGATCGGGAAGTGCTGTTGCCGCCCCTGACCAAGGGCGATCGGGTCAATTGCCAAGACCTGGAAGCCCTGCGCCACGATACCCAACCCCCCGCCCGCTACACGGAAGCGGCCTTGGTGAAAATGCTGGAAAGCGAAGGCATTGGCCGCCCCAGCACCTACGCCAGCATCATCGGCACGATCGTCGATCGGGGCTATGCCCAACAGCTCGGAAATGCCCTGGTTCCCACCTTCACGGCCTTTGCGGTCACGGGGCTTCTGGAAAATCATTTTCCTGACCTGGTGGACTTTGGGTTCACGGCCCAAATGGAACGCACCTTGGACGAAATTTCCACGGGCAAAACCTCTTGGCTGCCCTATCTGCGTCAGTTCTACTTGGGCGATGGGGGACTGGATACTCAGGTGAAGGTGCGCGAAAGCGCGATCGACCCGGCCGAAGCCCGCACGATCGTTTTGGAAGATTTGAACGCCGATATTCGGATTGGGCGTTACGGAGCCTATGTGGAAGTCGTGGACGACCAGGGCGCAACGGTCAAAGCCTCCTTGCCCAAGGATTTGACCCCGGCTGATCTAGACGCGGAGCAAATTGCCACCCTGATTCGCCAAAAGACCGAAGGCCCCGCTTCGATCGGCAACCATCCCGAAACCGGCGAATCCATTTACGTGCTGACGGGAGCCTATGGGCCCTACGTGCAGTTGGGCGAAGTAACTGACGAAAATCCCAAACCCAAACGCACCTCCTTGCCCCGAGGCGTGACCCCCGAAAACCTGACCCTTGAGCTGGCTTTGGGTCTGCTTTCTTTGCCGCGCTTGTTGGGGCAGCACCCGGAGACCAGCCGCCCCGTCAAAGCCAGCCTTGGGCGTTTTGGCCCCTACATTGTTCACGACATGGGCAAGGACGGGGGCCAAGATTACCGATCGCTCAAGGCCGATGATGATGTCACCACCATCACCCTGGAACGGGCCCTGGAGCTATTGGCCCAACCGAAGGCCAGCCGCAGCCGCAAACAGAAAACCCCGCTTCGCGAGTTGGGCCCCCACCCGGACGATAACGAACCGGTGAACCTGTATCAGGGGCCGTATGGCATCTATGTCCAACATGGCAAGGTGAATGCGGGCTTGGCAGAAGGGCAAACCGTGGAGAGCCTGACCTTGGCGGAGGCGTTGGAATTGTTGGCGGCCAAAGCGGGCAGCAAGAAGAAGACTGCCCGTAAGACTGCGAGCAAAACCACGGGTAAAACCACGAAAACCGCTAGCAAGACCACTAGCAAGACGACGGGTAAAACCACCAGCAAAACCACCAAGGCCAAAACCGCAGACGCAGAAGCGGCCTCAGAAGCAGCTCCCAAAACCACTCGCACCCGCAAAGCCAAAACCACCGAGGACAAGGCCCCGGAAGGCGAAACCACCCGATCGACCCGATCGAGTAGCACTCGCCGCAAGGCTTCCTAA
- a CDS encoding phosphoadenylyl-sulfate reductase, producing MTSLAAPAIDINSLAQELENESPQKILDRALSLYDNLAISFSGAEDVVLIDMAHRLGKPFKVFTLDTGRLHAETYQLLDRVRQRYNISIDVMFPDAAAVEALVNAKGLFSFYEDGHKECCGIRKVAPLRRKLTTLDAWITGQRKDQNPATRDSVPIVQVDGGFSTPDHQLVKFNPLANWSSSDVWMYIRAYEVPYNALHEKGFISIGCEPCTRPVLPNQHEREGRWWWEDAGKKECGLHAVNLNEQK from the coding sequence GTGACATCCTTAGCTGCCCCCGCCATTGACATTAACAGTTTGGCTCAGGAATTAGAGAATGAAAGCCCCCAAAAAATTCTCGATCGGGCCCTGAGTTTGTATGACAATCTGGCCATTTCCTTCAGCGGCGCTGAGGATGTGGTTTTGATTGATATGGCCCATCGATTGGGTAAGCCCTTTAAAGTTTTTACCCTGGACACGGGGCGGTTACATGCGGAAACCTATCAACTGCTCGATCGCGTTCGTCAACGCTACAACATCTCGATCGATGTGATGTTTCCCGATGCAGCGGCCGTGGAAGCATTGGTGAACGCCAAGGGGCTATTTAGCTTCTATGAAGATGGCCATAAAGAGTGCTGTGGTATCCGTAAGGTTGCCCCCCTGCGCCGTAAATTAACCACTCTGGATGCTTGGATTACGGGTCAACGGAAAGATCAAAATCCTGCCACTCGGGATAGTGTCCCGATCGTGCAAGTGGATGGTGGATTTTCCACACCCGACCATCAATTGGTGAAGTTTAATCCGCTGGCTAATTGGTCTTCCAGCGATGTTTGGATGTACATTCGCGCCTACGAAGTGCCCTATAACGCACTCCATGAAAAGGGCTTTATCAGCATTGGTTGCGAACCTTGCACCCGGCCCGTATTGCCCAACCAACATGAGCGGGAAGGTCGTTGGTGGTGGGAAGATGCGGGCAAAAAAGAATGCGGTCTCCATGCGGTGAACTTGAACGAGCAAAAGTAG
- a CDS encoding AarF/UbiB family protein: protein MRAGTTSNRARRYDPKEIARFYGRRPWIGILRLLQIAWFSAAFVFGWLSDQLWGERSDQVGQRAEQLRQILIHLGPTFIKVGQALSTRPDLVRVDYLAELEKLQDQLPPFSTELAFSIIEADLDRPLRDIFREISPEPIAAASLGQVYRAKLYSGEDVAVKVQRPNLLPTLTLDLYLIRWCASWAAPWLPLNLGHDLTLIVDEFGSKLFEEIDYQNEGRNAERFGENFRDDPTVKVPVIYWDYSSHRVLTLEWIDGLKLTNTDSVREAGLDRDSLIGIGVTSGLRQLLEFGFFHADPHPGNLFALRDGRMAYIDFGMMDQLNESTKETIVDSVVHLLNRKYEELAGDFVRLGFLAPNTNIRPIIPALESVLGEAIGRNVGSFNFKTVTDRFSELMYDYPFRVPAKFALIIRSLVTQEGLALSLNPQFKILEIAYPYVARRLLMGESPQLRRRLIEVLFEDGKFQWTRLENMLAIARSDSGFDLVPTAGLGLRYLMSEEGQLLRQRLLLALVEDDRLHGAELQRLWDLVKDDLEPSRLMQVALDTAWDAIAEFSRDRAAQLLPTWGAPAAAFKS from the coding sequence TTGCGCGCTGGCACAACCAGCAATCGCGCCCGTCGCTACGATCCCAAGGAAATTGCCCGATTTTACGGCCGGCGACCTTGGATTGGCATCTTGCGACTGTTGCAAATTGCTTGGTTCAGTGCTGCATTCGTGTTTGGCTGGTTGAGCGATCAATTGTGGGGCGAGCGGTCTGACCAAGTGGGCCAGCGAGCCGAGCAACTGCGTCAAATTTTGATCCACTTGGGCCCCACGTTCATCAAAGTTGGGCAAGCCCTGTCCACTCGGCCCGATCTGGTGCGGGTGGATTATTTGGCGGAACTTGAGAAACTGCAGGATCAGCTCCCGCCGTTTTCGACGGAACTGGCTTTCAGCATCATTGAAGCGGACTTGGATCGCCCCCTGCGGGACATCTTCCGCGAAATTTCCCCCGAACCGATCGCGGCGGCCAGCTTGGGACAGGTCTACCGCGCCAAGCTCTACAGCGGCGAGGACGTGGCCGTGAAAGTGCAGCGGCCGAATCTGCTGCCAACCTTGACCCTTGATTTGTATTTAATTCGCTGGTGCGCCAGTTGGGCCGCTCCCTGGTTGCCGCTCAATTTGGGCCATGATTTGACCCTGATTGTGGATGAATTTGGCAGCAAACTTTTTGAAGAAATTGATTACCAAAACGAAGGACGCAACGCCGAGCGATTTGGTGAAAATTTCCGTGATGATCCCACGGTCAAAGTACCGGTCATTTACTGGGACTACAGCAGCCATCGGGTGCTGACGTTGGAATGGATTGATGGCCTCAAGCTGACCAACACGGACTCGGTGCGGGAAGCGGGTCTCGATCGGGATTCTTTGATCGGAATTGGGGTCACTTCTGGTCTGCGACAGCTCCTAGAGTTTGGCTTTTTCCATGCGGATCCCCACCCGGGAAATCTGTTTGCCCTGCGCGATGGTCGAATGGCTTACATTGATTTTGGGATGATGGATCAGTTAAACGAATCCACCAAGGAAACGATCGTGGATTCGGTAGTGCATTTGTTGAACCGGAAGTATGAGGAATTGGCTGGGGATTTTGTGCGCCTCGGCTTCCTGGCTCCGAATACGAATATTCGTCCCATCATTCCGGCGTTGGAGTCGGTTTTGGGCGAGGCGATCGGGCGGAATGTGGGTAGCTTCAACTTCAAAACCGTCACCGATCGGTTCTCGGAATTGATGTATGACTATCCGTTCCGAGTGCCGGCCAAATTTGCCTTGATTATTCGATCGCTCGTCACCCAAGAGGGCTTGGCCCTGAGTCTGAATCCTCAGTTCAAGATTCTGGAAATTGCCTATCCTTACGTGGCGCGACGGTTGTTGATGGGGGAATCGCCCCAACTGCGTCGCCGTCTGATTGAAGTGCTGTTTGAAGATGGCAAATTTCAATGGACGCGCCTGGAAAATATGCTGGCGATCGCCCGTTCAGATTCCGGGTTTGACCTGGTTCCCACCGCCGGTTTGGGATTGCGCTATTTGATGTCCGAAGAGGGGCAATTGCTGCGTCAACGGTTGTTGTTGGCCCTAGTGGAAGATGATCGCCTCCATGGGGCTGAATTGCAACGCCTGTGGGATTTGGTGAAGGATGATTTGGAACCCAGCCGCCTGATGCAAGTGGCGTTGGACACTGCTTGGGATGCGATCGCTGAGTTTTCGCGCGATCGGGCTGCTCAATTGTTGCCCACTTGGGGCGCACCGGCTGCCGCCTTTAAAAGTTAG
- a CDS encoding alpha-D-glucose phosphate-specific phosphoglucomutase, translated as MNIHHVASQPFLDQKPGTSGLRKRVPVFQQRHYLENFVQSIFDSLENFAGQTLVLGGDGRYYNRTAIQTILKMAAANGVGRVLVGQGGILSTPAASCVIRKNEAFGGIILSASHNPGGPDADFGIKFNTANGGPAPEKVTDAIYHRTKTLDGYRILEATDLDLDRPGTSQLGDMTVEVIDSVSDYAALMQSLFDFDRLRDWFKTGRACVDSMHAVTGPYAQAILQGLLGAPAGTVMNGVPLEDFGGGHPDPNLVYAHDLVEILFGDGAPDFGAASDGDGDRNMILGRNFFVTPSDSLAVLAANATLIPGYREGLAGVARSMPTSAAVDRVAAKLGIDCYETPTGWKFFGNLLDAGKATLCGEESFGTGSNHVREKDGLWAVLFWLNLLAVRGQSVEAIVREHWQTYGRNYYSRHDYEEVESDRANTLVDNLRVKLGDLKGQKFGSYEVDYADDFAYTDPVDGSLSQKQGIRIGFTDGSRIVFRLSGTGTQGATLRLYLESYEPDSAKHDQDTQVALGNLIAIAEEVAQIKSLTGRDRPTVIT; from the coding sequence ATGAATATTCACCACGTCGCCAGTCAGCCTTTTTTAGATCAAAAACCCGGCACTTCCGGTCTGCGGAAGCGCGTGCCCGTTTTTCAGCAGCGGCATTATTTAGAAAACTTTGTTCAATCCATCTTTGACAGCCTCGAAAATTTTGCCGGCCAAACCCTAGTCCTGGGTGGCGATGGGCGCTACTACAACCGCACCGCGATCCAAACAATCTTGAAAATGGCCGCGGCCAATGGGGTGGGGCGCGTGTTGGTGGGTCAGGGGGGAATTTTGTCCACTCCGGCGGCCTCCTGCGTGATCCGCAAAAACGAAGCCTTTGGCGGCATCATCCTCTCGGCCAGCCACAACCCCGGCGGCCCCGATGCGGACTTTGGCATTAAGTTCAACACGGCCAACGGCGGCCCGGCTCCCGAAAAGGTGACGGATGCGATTTATCACCGCACCAAAACCCTGGACGGCTATCGAATTCTGGAGGCGACGGATTTGGATCTCGATCGCCCCGGCACGAGCCAACTGGGCGACATGACCGTTGAGGTGATCGATTCCGTCAGCGACTACGCGGCTCTGATGCAGTCGTTATTTGACTTCGATCGCCTGCGGGATTGGTTCAAAACCGGCCGCGCCTGTGTGGATTCCATGCACGCCGTGACCGGCCCCTATGCCCAGGCAATTTTGCAAGGGCTGTTGGGTGCGCCGGCCGGCACGGTGATGAACGGTGTGCCCCTGGAGGACTTTGGCGGGGGGCATCCGGATCCCAACCTGGTTTATGCCCATGACTTGGTGGAAATTCTGTTTGGCGACGGTGCGCCGGACTTTGGGGCCGCTTCCGATGGGGACGGCGATCGCAACATGATTTTGGGGCGTAACTTCTTCGTCACCCCCAGCGACAGCTTGGCCGTGTTGGCCGCCAACGCCACCCTCATTCCGGGCTATCGCGAAGGCTTGGCCGGTGTGGCGCGATCGATGCCCACCAGCGCCGCAGTCGATCGGGTGGCGGCCAAGCTGGGCATTGATTGCTATGAAACCCCCACCGGCTGGAAGTTCTTCGGTAATTTGCTGGATGCGGGCAAGGCCACCCTCTGCGGTGAAGAAAGCTTCGGCACGGGGTCGAACCATGTGCGCGAAAAAGACGGTCTTTGGGCGGTGCTGTTCTGGCTGAACTTGCTGGCGGTGCGTGGCCAGTCTGTGGAGGCGATCGTGCGGGAACATTGGCAAACCTACGGCCGCAACTACTACTCCCGCCATGACTATGAAGAGGTGGAGAGCGATCGGGCTAATACCCTGGTCGATAACCTGCGGGTCAAGCTGGGCGACCTGAAGGGCCAGAAATTCGGCTCCTACGAGGTGGACTACGCCGATGATTTTGCCTACACCGATCCTGTGGACGGCAGCCTCAGCCAAAAACAAGGGATTCGGATCGGGTTCACGGATGGCTCCCGGATTGTGTTCCGCCTGTCGGGCACGGGAACCCAGGGAGCCACGCTGCGGTTGTATTTGGAAAGCTACGAACCCGATTCCGCCAAGCATGATCAAGACACCCAAGTGGCCCTCGGGAATTTGATCGCGATCGCGGAGGAAGTGGCCCAAATTAAGTCCCTGACCGGGCGCGATCGCCCCACGGTGATCACCTAA
- a CDS encoding DUF4330 domain-containing protein codes for MKLLDSQGRLLGKLSILDLGAGLVILLVLVGIFLVPGTGGSVAQVGAVKQMVEIDAVARGLSIRDPQTVIQEMTSSGKTNVIIRNQPYGSITVKSVQTLTRTTLVPQPDGTVKALPDPRPDLYNSDLYLTLSGEATMTENGPVLGNNKLKIGIPVELEGKAYNFNASVIDVRLLKK; via the coding sequence ATGAAACTGCTCGACTCACAGGGTCGCCTCCTTGGCAAACTCAGTATTTTAGACCTCGGTGCAGGCCTGGTTATCCTGCTTGTGCTGGTTGGGATCTTCTTGGTGCCCGGAACCGGCGGCTCCGTGGCCCAAGTGGGCGCAGTAAAACAAATGGTTGAAATTGACGCGGTGGCTCGGGGTCTTTCCATTCGGGATCCGCAAACCGTGATCCAAGAAATGACCAGTTCCGGCAAAACCAACGTGATTATTCGGAACCAACCCTACGGCAGCATCACCGTGAAATCGGTGCAAACCCTCACCCGCACCACCCTGGTTCCTCAACCCGATGGCACGGTGAAGGCCCTGCCAGATCCCCGCCCTGATTTATATAACAGTGACCTGTATTTGACCCTCAGCGGCGAGGCCACCATGACGGAAAATGGGCCCGTTCTGGGGAATAACAAGCTCAAAATTGGCATTCCCGTGGAATTAGAAGGAAAGGCCTATAACTTCAATGCCAGCGTGATTGATGTGCGGTTGCTGAAGAAATAG